Below is a window of Osmia bicornis bicornis chromosome 8, iOsmBic2.1, whole genome shotgun sequence DNA.
TCGCTTAATAATTTCCTGATTGTATGCAGCAAAATATGGATCACTGAAAATGGGCACGAAATTTCCGGTTTTCTTATTCCACATGACTCCACTCACAGAATGAACGGGTTTAAAAAATTCGTAAATCATTAAAAGCAATAGTAACTCTTTCATAAGGGCAACTTTCCTTGGACTGTTTCGTTTCGAACGAGGACCGTTCAAtactgtatttttttttctatttctcaGGATATTGCTATGATGATACAGAGATTATCGTGATATCTGATGTTTTAGCGCGTGGTAATTATATCCGAATCGATTTCCATTTGgtgttcatttcatttaatgAACGTTATTATAAAGCATTTTATACGGTGAATTAAAGCTTTAGATGTTCTTTGATATAAGAAACTTTTATTCTGTTTAATACAAACACAATGAACCTTTGTATCCATTGAGATAATTAGGATTTTTGTTTAGTGTGAGCCATATTATCTAACTTCATTTACATTTGGATGCAATTTAGGCTTTTGTTGATTAATGTTGGACTTTTATTAGAGGAAGAGTGACTTACTTATCTCATTAGTTGCTATTAGTTTTGAAAGAAGTTAAGGAAAGCCAAAGTGGGCTGGAGGAGCTAGAGTAGATGAGGAGAACATTGGGAGATCCCAACTTAGAACCTCTTATCCTCATGTGTGCATTTGGATGCAACATAGGCTTTTCTTGATTAATGATGGGCTTTTATTAAAGGAAGAGTCTCTGCTTTTAACTGTGAGAGGAGCTAAGAGCCAAAGAGGGTTAGAGGAGCTAGAGGAGTTGAGGAGAGGGATCCTTGCCCCCTAACTTAGAACCTCTAGTCCTTGGACTTTAAAATCGTAGCCAAATAAGGCAAGTGGCAGAATTCTCCTCTTTGTCCACTTCCCTTTGATAAACGACCACAGGTACTTATTAACATCATGCTTGTGAACTCCAAGAGATCCTACATACATCATCCTTGTATACCTAGTCTTTTATCTTCACCACCCCCATACATTTATCCTACTCGCGTGTCTGTTACATTAATAATCAACGAATTAACTTTGTCGGATGTGATCCTGCATTTTTTTAATGCATCCATGATGCACTAATAATCACCCTGTCACGTAATCATAGTGGAGATTCAGGTCACTGATGGAAATACAATGTACGACGCAAATCTAGTATAccattttatgaaaaaaaaagaaaaaaaataaaataaaatctaagGAGAAAGGTTTATAAATTCGAGGCATACTTTTTAACATTTATTCGTGGAACCGATCAGGATCGAGCATGGCGGGGGAAGAAATGAACTGATCAGTTTCATACAAAAAACATGGATCGTATATATCATACTTGAtcgtgtatatatatgtataaagaTCTTAAACTTATGGTCTCCTGTCGAAGTGGTTTGacataaattaattgaacgtTTAACCGACGATGAGCCTTCGAAACGGCCACCAGTATTATCTCATAATTAAGACACCGATTCGTAGGTTCGTCATTGCCAAgaaaaattctataatttttcttcaactTAATCGTTTACCTCTAATCGTCTCCTCGTTTACAATGTTCTCAAGCTTTTCTCGATGAAACGTTTCATCcgaatagaaaaattatcaaaagtataatacaaaattcatTCGTACACACTCATTCACACTCTAGGCTCTCTCGTTACTTACTTACGACTCTATTATATTCACTCTATCGCTCTGAACAAGCGTCATTTAGTTTTATTTCTCACGTATTATCCAGTTTCACCGAATGCTGAGACTAGTTTTGAATCATTCGGGGACACGGATAAACGTCCATCCCATACAGTCGCACGTTCTACGCTCTATACACGAATGATAATTATGTTCCTGTATAATTTACACAATTAATAGCGTTGACAATTCCAATAAAACTCGTTGAAACGTCTTTACTACTAGCAGTCATGTGTGGGATGTACAGATGTTGGACAATTGATTCAAATCAGAAATCACATCTCTAAAGCAATTTGTAATTTACTTTCCATTAATTAAGTTTCCTTAAAACTGGGAATCACGAATtttagataataaaaaaataatataacattttGCTAGAAATTAAACCAAGATGGATCATTGACAAAAGGTAGCccatataaaataaaaatcaaatctTTCAATTACTTTGTCCAACTTCTGTAGATTCCTTAACTCTTTAATCGGCTTCCTTAACTTAATTTAAGAgattcatttgaaaaattaccgtGTAAGTTCTGACAGTCATTTAGAACAAGTGATCCAGTTACATCAAAATATAATACCAAACAGTGATAAACGAATTTCATCTAAAGAAAGTACACGCTTAGTTTGAGCAGAATAATTGCTGTTCGTATCTCGATATGATTCGAATTGCTTTTCATTTTCGGTACGAATTAAATACACTGATAGTCCGCTGAATTCGTTTCTCCTTAAACGCACAATTAAATCGCGTATTGACTTAATGCTATAACTgatactttttattattgtgCCATTCATGGATACCGGTTTGATGAATCGTTCGTAAGTGAATGATCTAAAGTACATCGTTTACCAGTCCGTTAGACATTACAAACACAACTAacgttacatatttatattacacCCTAGCAACAATATATCAGTCGAAAGTTAATCGGTATCGCGTATGCAAAAATATAACTAAAAATCATGTAAAAAGTCTCGATAAAAGTTACAaagatttacaaatttttctcACATAGACAGTACCTTCTAACATTACCACAGAGTAAACGTTCATTTTTCTACGTATAAAATCAATGTATAAATTGATTATTCCTTCGCCAGaatgattgaaaaaaatacaaataattatttggaAAAGGTACACGCGAACAACATTAACGGTACAGTCTACTGGTAATACACGATTcatgtatttaattacctgtataaaaattctcaaatatTGTACCACCGTCCGACTCGTTATCGCCggtataaaatatgtaaatctcaaatatgaaataaataaatacggAAACGTGGCAGTGATTAGGTATCAGGGACACGGTACCTATGTTCAAGCTTCCAAGTACCCTAGAAAAACGTACCGTATAGATATCTTGTACAGCGATTATTGTAAATACGTAGAAACAATAGAGATTGATTCGCGAACGCGTTCACTTTGATACCCTGGTCTCGGTGGTGACCTTACTGGGGTCTGGTAACCTGACAACTAACTGCGCTCCGTTTTGCATTGGTCTGGTGCCGTTCGGCGTGTTCGTTTTCCCTGGTATTTGTGGTGCCGAAGGTAGAACCTTTTTAGCTCCGCTCAATTTCGGCGAACAGCACTGTTTGTCGTCGTATTCGTTCAAATTAACGTTCGTCGTCTGGTTCGGATAACCGGTTACCTTCATCGGCGTACCGTGTTCACTGAAACCACAATTCAGCCTTTGCTCGACAGGATTCGAATTCTGAAAGTTCGGCGGTAACATTTTGATCCCGTTACTGTGATCGTTCAGATTGCAGAACGTCTGTTCCGTTCCCTTGAAGTTCATATCCTTCGGATCGCATTTGTAGATTGGCGCCGACAACTGCGTGGAATTCGTTTTGTTCGTGCTTTTGTGACTGCTACCTGAGTAACTGGTGATCGACTCGTTACAAAAATCGCTCAGGTATGTTTGATTTATGTACCAGTTGTGCAAACGATGGTGAATCTCCGGGAACTGTGGTCTACGGTTCGCCACCTCGTGCCAACATTCTATCATCAGGCTGTAGATCATTGTGGGACAGTCCTCGGGGCAGGGTAGTAATTGCCTTGATCGTATCATGTCTATCACCTCTTGATTATTGTATCCGTAATACGGCtgtgaattaaaattaacattagTGATCGATACTTCATTAGATTGTTCATTACGAATAATTACCTGCAAACCATAGCTGTAGATCTCCCACAGTACCACTCCAAAACTCCACACATCCGATTCGGTTGTAAATTTGCCATAAAGTATTGACTCTGGAGGCATCCATCGAACGGGTAGCAGGCTCTTAGATTGAACTCTATAGTAATCGCTGCTGTATATGTCACGAGACAGGCCAAAGTCAGAGATCTTCACTGTTAGATTATCTCCAACCAAACAATTCCTTGCAGCTAAGTCACGGTGAACGTAGTGATGACTAGCTAGGTATTCCATACCTGAAgaatgatattattaataagaatccttaattataatttataaatggaTGGCAAGTAGCTGAGCTAACCAGATGCAATCTGTAAAGCGATGTGTAAGAATTCTGGCTGTTCCAAAATCTTTCCAGTTGCATTGTTCAATGGAACGTCTGATCTTGGGGAATGGCAAATGAGAAACTCGTGCAGATCGCCTTGAGTCATGTACTCGAATAACATACACATTGGTTCCCCTTTCAATATCACACCCAGCAAACAGATGATGTTTGGATGCCTAAGATCTGTCATAAGATCAACTTCCCTTTTGAAATCACTTTGTGTTTTTGGACTTGCGTTCTCTTTCAATGTTTTCACAGCTACGTAAATAGGTGGTTCGCATTTGTTGCCCGTTTGTAATTCCCCTTTGTACACTTTTCCTGAAGAAAGCATGAAAGGAtgttatttattgtattataatcGCAGATGAGATCttgctattttatttcatgttTACCGAAAGCTCCTTCTCCAAGTTCCTGTAGAAGCACAACATTGTTGGTAGTAAACTGTGGCACTCTATTATTAGATGTCCTACTACTACCGCTGCTTAATGTCCCAGTTCCTGGAGTTGTATTACCAGGGCCAGCTAACAGAGAGCTCATTTCCATAGGTTGCGTAGTGCTCCGTCGTCCGTCGTATATATTCTTGTCACATTGTATACCCGTTAACATCTGTTTAACGAAAATTTAACGTTCATTAAATGTTCGATTTAAACAAAGCTTCAGATAAATTCTTACTTTATTCGCTGGCAAGTGATTCATTTGTCTTCTAGATTTTCTGCTTCTATAGCAGCAGCAATAACAGACCAATATGACAACAAATCCTCCTGTTAGCACGAAACCAACAACTGCATAGATCCATAAGTTCTCAACtgcaaataagaaaaatttaacatcatatttaaacattttactTTGATTTTTATTGGTTACATATGGCAAtagttaaattttaaataaagctAGGGAACCCTAGATTAAAATCCTAGTTACATCAAATAGTGTAGCCTTGGACCATACAATAACAATTAAGggttaaattttatataattcattatcaaaataaatatttcatccaAAATGCAActaagtataaaatataaaatcttaatattctta
It encodes the following:
- the LOC114877101 gene encoding tyrosine-protein kinase transmembrane receptor Ror isoform X3; protein product: MKLLLYLVLLRNTCIFVRAINSVKNVTNITKTSIGPGDGLDLSGTGMSTPHISHLASTNPFSILSPSPQPTSSQSSNIDVHTIGGLRNVNMQLSPGRKDNHEGKCEVYVGKTCAQFLGNQSVYIPYPMTQELLDDKLMKAFGVIKYSNEISLSCIGYAKPSLCYSAFPVCRDPASIIKLKNSEVSTSLFHLLNSNQGDLSRDTGDGDDMDDISRSHGIPRKRSPTLGPGSEFNPYKDGKPSNKKIINQSYGDAQSSSRNEINRKLRRICRRECEMLENDLCRQEYAIAKRHPLIGHQVPLIDCSDLPMENTPEAHDCLSLGISSGNNVQENDYCYWGNGKSYRGIVKTSISGRPCMQWSHGEFNLQISAYPELAGKHSYCRNPGDKEAQPWCYVYVDSKPQREFCNIPKCVENLWIYAVVGFVLTGGFVVILVCYCCCYRSRKSRRQMNHLPANKMLTGIQCDKNIYDGRRSTTQPMEMSSLLAGPGNTTPGTGTLSSGSSRTSNNRVPQFTTNNVVLLQELGEGAFGKVYKGELQTGNKCEPPIYVAVKTLKENASPKTQSDFKREVDLMTDLRHPNIICLLGVILKGEPMCMLFEYMTQGDLHEFLICHSPRSDVPLNNATGKILEQPEFLHIALQIASGMEYLASHHYVHRDLAARNCLVGDNLTVKISDFGLSRDIYSSDYYRVQSKSLLPVRWMPPESILYGKFTTESDVWSFGVVLWEIYSYGLQPYYGYNNQEVIDMIRSRQLLPCPEDCPTMIYSLMIECWHEVANRRPQFPEIHHRLHNWYINQTYLSDFCNESITSYSGSSHKSTNKTNSTQLSAPIYKCDPKDMNFKGTEQTFCNLNDHSNGIKMLPPNFQNSNPVEQRLNCGFSEHGTPMKVTGYPNQTTNVNLNEYDDKQCCSPKLSGAKKVLPSAPQIPGKTNTPNGTRPMQNGAQLVVRLPDPSKVTTETRVSK